A part of Halobacillus shinanisalinarum genomic DNA contains:
- the phnF gene encoding phosphonate metabolism transcriptional regulator PhnF gives MIDKQSPLPIYYQIEEDIKQRIADDEYRPGDMISSERELSETYEVSRMTVRQAITNMVNEGVLFREKGRGTFVADKKIEQPLQGMTSFTEDMKSRGMDASSKLLIFEQITAPFDIARKLQIDEQADVYKIQRIRYADQKPMAVETTFIPVAMLPGLSERVVQGSLYDYIEKTKKLQIGKASQMIEATTADQNQSSLLEVPPLSAILYIERNSFLTDGTPFEVVKSSYRADRYKFISDIYRA, from the coding sequence ATGATAGATAAACAGTCACCACTCCCGATTTATTATCAAATTGAAGAAGATATTAAACAGCGAATAGCCGATGATGAATATCGTCCAGGAGACATGATTTCATCTGAACGAGAGCTGTCTGAAACCTATGAAGTGAGCCGAATGACAGTGAGACAAGCAATTACAAATATGGTGAACGAAGGTGTTTTGTTTAGGGAAAAAGGGAGAGGGACGTTTGTTGCAGATAAAAAAATTGAACAGCCTCTCCAAGGGATGACAAGCTTCACTGAAGATATGAAGTCAAGAGGGATGGACGCGAGCAGCAAATTGTTGATTTTTGAACAGATAACGGCTCCCTTTGATATTGCCCGCAAATTACAAATTGATGAACAAGCAGATGTATATAAAATACAAAGGATTCGCTATGCTGATCAGAAACCGATGGCGGTTGAAACGACCTTTATTCCCGTTGCTATGCTTCCCGGGCTAAGTGAACGTGTTGTTCAAGGGTCGCTCTATGATTATATTGAAAAGACGAAGAAACTGCAGATTGGGAAGGCGAGTCAAATGATTGAAGCAACAACTGCTGATCAGAATCAGTCTTCCTTGCTAGAAGTACCTCCTTTGTCTGCCATTTTGTATATTGAACGAAACAGTTTCTTAACAGATGGAACACCTTTTGAAGTTGTTAAATCATCCTATCGAGCCGACCGTTACAAATTTATTAGTGATATTTATCGTGCTTAA
- the nagB gene encoding glucosamine-6-phosphate deaminase, producing MKVIVTKDYNDLSKKACEYIESQVNRKPDSVLGLATGGTPLGTYRELIEGYRSRSVNYHQAYSLNLDEYVGLDKSHPQSYHFFMSNHLFDSINIDPDHTFIPNGKTNDLVHECERYERLIEEIGPPDLQLLGIGQNGHIGFNEPGTPFGRETHLIDLAESTRKANARFFPSIDDVPKQAITMGIKSILKSKKIVLLASGEEKAEAIKCLLEDEPNEGFPASALKDHDDVTLIVDEQAYKDA from the coding sequence ATGAAGGTCATCGTAACGAAAGATTATAATGACTTAAGTAAGAAAGCTTGTGAATATATTGAAAGTCAAGTGAACAGAAAGCCGGATTCTGTACTTGGTTTAGCAACAGGAGGGACGCCCCTCGGTACGTATAGGGAATTAATTGAAGGGTATAGAAGCAGGTCTGTTAATTATCATCAAGCCTACTCGCTTAATTTGGATGAATATGTTGGATTGGACAAATCGCATCCTCAAAGCTATCATTTCTTTATGAGTAACCATTTATTCGATTCGATTAATATCGATCCTGATCATACGTTTATTCCTAATGGTAAAACGAATGATCTTGTGCATGAGTGTGAGCGCTATGAACGGTTAATTGAAGAAATAGGACCGCCTGATTTACAGTTGCTTGGGATCGGTCAAAATGGACATATCGGCTTTAATGAACCCGGTACTCCTTTTGGTCGTGAAACACACCTCATAGATTTAGCTGAATCAACAAGAAAAGCTAATGCCAGGTTTTTTCCTTCGATTGATGATGTCCCTAAACAAGCGATCACGATGGGGATCAAGTCCATTTTAAAAAGTAAGAAGATCGTACTGTTAGCTTCAGGAGAAGAAAAGGCTGAAGCCATAAAGTGCTTGCTGGAAGATGAACCGAATGAGGGGTTTCCGGCTTCTGCATTAAAAGATCATGATGATGTGACGTTAATTGTTGATGAACAAGCTTATAAGGATGCTTGA
- the nagA gene encoding N-acetylglucosamine-6-phosphate deacetylase has product MSETIEFTNIMIITETKSIESGCLQVKNGKIIAISDHPIGGADSVIDGKGESWTLVPGFIDVHIHGADGYDVMDASNEALAGMADRLPEEGTTSFLATTMTQSKQNISRAVRTVGEYMKQQKAAGQAEILGVHLEGPFISQEKAGAQPLEHIVPSSIEQFAQWHEESGDNIRLVTLAPESQGGIDLIKYLSAKGIVASIGHSQATFDQVTEAVQAGARHVTHLYNQMSGLHHREPGIVGAAFLNEKLMVEMIVDHVHARPEAVQLAYHHTKADRTILITDAMRAKCLPEGTYDLGGQNVNVEGNEARLPDGTLAGSILTLEQAVSNMKQNNDISMEELVRMTSTNAANQLGIGHRKGIIAEGKDADLVILDENLSVVMTVCRGVVTHDHRRDTT; this is encoded by the coding sequence ATGTCCGAAACTATTGAATTTACAAATATAATGATTATAACGGAAACCAAATCCATTGAATCTGGTTGTTTACAGGTGAAAAATGGAAAGATCATTGCTATATCCGATCACCCCATTGGAGGAGCTGATTCAGTTATTGATGGGAAAGGCGAAAGCTGGACGCTCGTTCCAGGTTTTATTGATGTCCATATCCATGGGGCGGATGGGTATGATGTGATGGACGCAAGTAACGAGGCGCTTGCAGGCATGGCGGATCGTTTACCTGAAGAAGGCACAACGAGTTTTTTGGCCACAACGATGACACAATCAAAACAAAATATCTCCCGTGCAGTAAGAACAGTCGGGGAATATATGAAACAACAAAAAGCGGCAGGGCAAGCTGAAATTCTTGGTGTTCACTTAGAGGGACCATTTATTTCACAAGAAAAAGCGGGTGCCCAGCCATTAGAACACATTGTTCCCTCTTCTATTGAGCAGTTTGCACAATGGCATGAAGAGAGTGGCGATAACATCAGGCTTGTAACATTAGCTCCTGAATCCCAAGGCGGGATAGATTTGATTAAATATTTAAGTGCGAAAGGAATTGTTGCGTCCATTGGGCACAGCCAAGCTACCTTTGACCAAGTAACCGAGGCTGTACAAGCAGGAGCAAGGCATGTCACTCATTTGTACAATCAAATGAGCGGATTGCATCATCGTGAACCAGGGATCGTTGGCGCAGCTTTTTTAAATGAAAAATTAATGGTGGAAATGATTGTTGATCACGTTCACGCACGACCAGAAGCGGTGCAACTTGCCTATCACCATACTAAGGCTGATCGAACGATTTTGATTACAGATGCGATGAGAGCGAAGTGTCTCCCCGAGGGTACGTATGATCTTGGCGGGCAGAATGTGAACGTGGAAGGAAATGAAGCTCGTTTACCTGATGGTACATTAGCAGGGAGTATTTTGACATTGGAACAGGCTGTATCCAATATGAAGCAAAATAATGACATAAGCATGGAAGAACTGGTCCGTATGACTTCAACGAACGCCGCCAACCAATTAGGGATCGGGCACCGAAAAGGAATCATTGCTGAAGGAAAAGATGCCGATTTAGTTATATTAGATGAAAATCTTAGTGTAGTGATGACAGTCTGCCGTGGGGTAGTAACACATGATCACAGGAGGGATACAACATGA
- a CDS encoding AraC family transcriptional regulator, with product MEMRLDLVHTGFIHFDLQNGEADEVHTHDHFQLSVPLNGDLLTHHNEKPLLLAGHEGLLVPPLDSHQHEATNLRKEILLISVSEEILRRAYERETGLIIDDIAFYTKQPTSSGLLQEVKKMYQIAAQDGVTAAINLEEQFAHTFLDYTSGNHSERWREKAIPNIQGEMVKGVLDYIQAYYDKPLTLEQMALGLNVSKYHLHRCFSKETGQSPIDYLHLVRLEKAKVYLLSGQSITQTAFDIGYQSLSTFNRAFKKFNHCTPREYIKTAAREIKF from the coding sequence ATGGAAATGAGACTTGATTTGGTCCATACGGGGTTTATTCATTTTGACTTACAGAATGGAGAGGCAGACGAAGTACATACACACGATCACTTTCAGTTAAGCGTTCCTCTCAACGGGGATCTTTTAACACATCACAACGAGAAACCTCTGTTGCTTGCTGGACATGAGGGGTTATTAGTTCCGCCATTAGATTCTCACCAGCATGAGGCCACCAACCTTCGAAAGGAAATTCTATTAATTAGTGTCAGTGAGGAGATTTTGCGAAGGGCTTATGAGAGAGAAACTGGTCTTATCATTGATGATATCGCCTTTTATACAAAGCAGCCTACTTCAAGTGGATTGCTACAAGAAGTTAAAAAGATGTATCAAATAGCTGCTCAAGATGGTGTCACAGCCGCCATTAATTTAGAAGAGCAGTTTGCTCATACTTTTCTTGATTACACCTCCGGAAATCATTCAGAACGCTGGAGGGAGAAGGCTATACCAAACATTCAGGGAGAGATGGTGAAAGGAGTACTGGATTACATTCAAGCCTATTACGATAAACCACTCACTCTTGAACAAATGGCTTTAGGATTAAATGTTAGCAAATACCACCTTCATCGCTGCTTCTCGAAGGAAACTGGGCAATCCCCCATTGATTACTTACACTTGGTTCGATTAGAAAAAGCTAAAGTATATTTGTTAAGTGGTCAAAGCATTACGCAAACAGCTTTTGACATCGGCTATCAATCCCTCAGTACTTTTAATCGCGCCTTTAAAAAATTTAATCATTGTACACCAAGAGAGTATATCAAAACTGCTGCTAGAGAAATCAAATTCTAA
- a CDS encoding MFS transporter, which produces MLRYLKNVQPIVWIQTVGHAIIALISVILLPFLTLHMYNEFDGNLVLTTLIIGVQPLSEILLTVTLGKWADSLGRRPIILTSLSLQFIAVAGFAFAETVWMFAVLGVLNAFGRFIYIPVSRAQIADLVHLEKQAETFAILGMAESLGSLLAPALGALFFQVSRSYLFLFAAGLLFLYLLLCIKYLPESNGEGRQRTLDTETIDFDEKRNSLLLMLMMGSALPISFFHSQMETNWPIYLEAYFVNYLMIFALLETVGRVVYLFLEVVVVNRTSKFRIEKVVVSGYILYAMAALIFGLAHHIIALVVAQILLCLASMISLNHLQGTISKLAPVNGRARYFAIFGTHWDISRSIGPFIGGWLLSQMGGGGLFLTVMTLILAGGWSQYRALLKIQL; this is translated from the coding sequence ATGCTTCGTTACTTGAAAAATGTTCAACCCATTGTTTGGATTCAAACAGTTGGTCATGCCATTATAGCATTAATATCGGTGATTCTGCTGCCATTTTTAACGTTACATATGTATAACGAATTTGATGGTAATCTCGTTCTTACTACACTAATTATTGGTGTGCAGCCACTGAGTGAGATTCTGCTTACAGTTACACTCGGGAAATGGGCAGATTCGCTGGGGAGGCGTCCTATTATTCTCACTTCACTCAGCTTGCAATTCATTGCCGTTGCGGGTTTTGCATTTGCAGAAACAGTATGGATGTTTGCTGTCCTTGGTGTACTAAACGCCTTCGGACGATTCATTTATATTCCGGTGTCACGAGCACAAATTGCAGATTTGGTTCATTTGGAAAAACAAGCTGAAACGTTTGCGATATTAGGAATGGCCGAGAGCTTGGGTTCCTTATTGGCCCCGGCTCTTGGGGCGTTGTTCTTCCAAGTATCGAGGAGCTACTTGTTCCTGTTTGCGGCGGGGCTCTTGTTTCTATACTTATTGCTATGTATAAAATATCTTCCAGAGTCAAATGGTGAGGGTAGACAACGGACCCTAGATACAGAGACTATTGATTTTGATGAAAAAAGGAACAGTCTTCTATTAATGTTGATGATGGGAAGTGCTCTGCCGATCAGTTTTTTTCATTCACAAATGGAAACCAATTGGCCGATCTACTTAGAAGCATATTTTGTCAACTACCTTATGATCTTTGCCTTGCTTGAAACAGTGGGGCGTGTGGTTTATCTGTTTCTGGAAGTGGTGGTCGTAAATCGAACAAGCAAATTTAGGATCGAGAAAGTAGTCGTTTCAGGCTATATCTTATATGCCATGGCCGCACTCATTTTCGGATTAGCACACCACATTATTGCGCTGGTTGTAGCACAGATCCTTTTATGTCTAGCATCAATGATTAGCTTAAACCACTTACAAGGAACGATTAGCAAACTGGCTCCGGTTAACGGGAGAGCGAGATATTTTGCGATATTCGGCACTCACTGGGATATTTCACGATCAATTGGACCGTTTATTGGTGGGTGGCTGCTCTCTCAAATGGGAGGTGGCGGGCTATTTTTGACTGTCATGACCTTAATATTAGCAGGAGGATGGAGTCAGTATAGGGCATTACTAAAAATACAATTGTAG
- a CDS encoding sugar isomerase domain-containing protein, with the protein MDYLSKVAEQLKSLQASTSGQLTSIGGLIAEQLRQGGIIHLFGCGHSSLLAQEPFYRAGGLVPVRPITIEPLMLHQGAVQSSIKEKTVDFVNDYLLEEDIREGDVLIVISTSGRNPAPIDVALFGQKKGAYVIGLMSKKYASSQPSRHPSGKRLEQVVDVVIDTQVSVGDSMIEKEGIAQAFAPASSVIGTALIQALFAKTIVCFKELGEAPPIFLSGNIDGVEQHNQSLVEKYKDRIKF; encoded by the coding sequence GTGGACTATTTATCGAAGGTGGCTGAACAACTCAAGAGCCTCCAAGCATCGACAAGTGGACAGCTTACGTCTATTGGCGGGTTGATTGCTGAACAGCTTAGACAAGGAGGGATTATCCACCTGTTTGGTTGTGGACATTCCAGCTTGCTTGCCCAGGAGCCTTTCTACAGGGCTGGTGGGCTGGTGCCTGTTCGACCGATCACAATTGAGCCTCTTATGCTTCATCAAGGGGCTGTTCAGTCAAGTATAAAGGAGAAAACAGTTGATTTCGTAAATGACTATTTGCTTGAAGAGGATATCCGGGAAGGTGATGTATTGATTGTTATATCGACTTCAGGTCGTAATCCTGCCCCTATTGATGTTGCTTTATTTGGTCAAAAAAAAGGGGCTTACGTGATCGGCTTGATGTCAAAAAAGTATGCCTCGTCACAACCATCCAGACATCCTTCAGGGAAGAGATTAGAGCAAGTAGTTGATGTGGTTATCGATACTCAAGTGTCTGTTGGGGATTCAATGATAGAAAAAGAGGGCATTGCTCAGGCATTTGCACCTGCTTCATCTGTGATTGGGACAGCCCTCATTCAGGCTTTATTTGCAAAAACCATTGTATGCTTCAAAGAGTTAGGGGAAGCCCCGCCGATTTTCTTGAGTGGTAACATAGACGGTGTCGAACAGCACAACCAATCACTCGTTGAAAAATACAAAGACAGGATTAAATTCTAA
- a CDS encoding alpha/beta fold hydrolase: MLNPFFYRQKKYIFIPILFFLLGSSLFFLNSTPTRSEDTTQMTPTVFIHGFKGGPGTFNTLLERFEENNWGTKQMVVHVSSSGNVQVRGSIPYTMNPFIQVLFENDRASIKSQTYWLQKVMWTLKEDYGINQVNLVGHSMGGLASTSFLLNNQRGSFPTVNKLVTIGSPFLGIEQETYFATNTGAATVDLKVDANALTSMIENKGKISPKVGVLAIAGVINQEAAPTKQWDGLVSKQSALGLSHIIPPVNYQERTFFNEAATHSGLHEFAEVDQAIAQFLWNIQSNHGH, encoded by the coding sequence ATGCTCAATCCTTTTTTCTACCGTCAAAAAAAATATATTTTTATCCCCATCTTATTCTTTCTGCTAGGTAGTTCCCTCTTTTTTCTTAACTCAACACCTACGCGTTCTGAGGATACCACCCAGATGACACCGACCGTTTTTATCCACGGATTTAAAGGTGGCCCTGGTACATTCAATACCTTGCTTGAACGGTTTGAAGAAAACAATTGGGGAACTAAGCAGATGGTCGTACACGTATCTTCCTCGGGCAATGTACAAGTTCGTGGAAGCATCCCCTACACGATGAATCCGTTTATTCAAGTTCTTTTTGAAAATGACCGCGCAAGTATAAAATCTCAAACATATTGGTTGCAGAAGGTAATGTGGACGTTAAAAGAGGACTATGGGATCAACCAGGTTAATCTTGTCGGCCACTCTATGGGAGGTCTTGCTTCAACAAGCTTCTTATTAAATAACCAACGTGGAAGTTTTCCTACAGTGAATAAACTAGTCACCATCGGCAGTCCATTTCTAGGAATTGAGCAAGAAACTTATTTTGCTACAAATACCGGGGCAGCCACGGTCGATTTAAAAGTAGATGCTAATGCGTTAACATCCATGATTGAGAATAAGGGAAAAATCAGCCCAAAGGTGGGTGTGTTAGCTATTGCAGGCGTGATTAATCAAGAAGCTGCTCCCACCAAACAATGGGATGGTCTCGTTTCCAAGCAAAGCGCACTGGGGCTTAGCCATATTATCCCACCTGTAAATTATCAGGAAAGAACCTTCTTCAATGAAGCCGCGACTCACTCCGGTTTACATGAATTTGCCGAAGTAGACCAAGCGATAGCACAATTCCTCTGGAACATCCAAAGCAACCACGGCCATTAA
- a CDS encoding pyridoxamine 5'-phosphate oxidase family protein: MNQRELKEKIFDIMKQHRVGTLATVKNGKPHSRFMTFSNDDEFTFYTPTNKETHKTEEIESNPNVHILIGYEGEGFGDVYLEVEGQAKIRDDQKMKDSLWNNHMERWFSGKDDPEYIVLEIYPENIRLMNSDTDTPERLDL, translated from the coding sequence TTGAATCAACGAGAGCTTAAGGAAAAAATTTTTGACATAATGAAGCAGCATCGTGTAGGTACACTTGCTACAGTAAAAAATGGCAAACCACATTCAAGATTTATGACTTTTTCAAATGATGACGAATTTACTTTTTACACGCCAACGAATAAAGAAACACACAAAACAGAGGAAATTGAGTCTAATCCTAATGTTCATATCTTGATTGGATATGAAGGAGAGGGGTTTGGTGACGTATACCTCGAAGTGGAAGGTCAAGCAAAAATACGTGATGACCAAAAAATGAAGGATTCGCTATGGAATAATCATATGGAGCGCTGGTTTTCAGGGAAAGATGACCCGGAATATATTGTACTTGAAATTTACCCGGAGAATATTCGGCTAATGAATAGTGATACTGATACGCCAGAAAGATTAGATTTATGA